A stretch of the Vibrio aquimaris genome encodes the following:
- a CDS encoding PilZ domain-containing protein: MALGVAEKNQTDTKQQLSSEDNLQSSSSNVEHEESSKSGPTETASTIRHGEDAFDTVMPLCDVACVISTPTGKFLKCRTKYIGLHSKSILLLEMPTVSPQEKLVYMRQGYPLQACVISPKGEGARVYFKTKIEYVLSGGDTDILLVTLPASTQVVVGLRESVRLEINLDGVLDPEDKKYPCQIRDISQQGCLIVVDRDKANYRIGSLVHLSMCSSNKDVPVIEETLKAVVKNVSKIGRYYKYGVKFEDESLEGVSSLIEGLNFCALQQKFML; the protein is encoded by the coding sequence TTGGCTTTGGGCGTTGCAGAGAAAAATCAAACGGATACCAAACAGCAATTAAGTTCTGAAGATAACCTTCAAAGCAGTTCTTCAAATGTCGAGCATGAAGAAAGTAGCAAGAGTGGCCCTACAGAAACGGCAAGTACGATTCGACATGGCGAAGATGCTTTTGATACGGTTATGCCACTTTGTGATGTTGCCTGCGTTATTTCTACTCCTACCGGCAAGTTTCTTAAATGTCGAACAAAATATATAGGTCTGCATTCAAAAAGCATTCTATTGCTTGAGATGCCAACAGTGTCACCTCAAGAGAAATTAGTTTACATGCGTCAAGGTTATCCTCTTCAGGCTTGTGTTATTTCACCCAAAGGAGAAGGGGCTCGGGTGTACTTTAAGACCAAAATTGAATATGTGTTAAGTGGAGGGGATACCGATATACTTTTAGTTACACTACCTGCTTCCACTCAGGTTGTGGTTGGATTGCGCGAGAGTGTCCGTTTAGAGATCAACCTCGACGGGGTTTTAGATCCAGAAGATAAAAAATATCCATGTCAAATTAGGGATATTTCTCAACAAGGCTGTTTGATTGTGGTTGATAGAGATAAAGCCAATTATCGGATCGGGTCTTTGGTTCACCTTAGTATGTGCAGTTCAAACAAAGATGTTCCAGTCATAGAGGAAACATTGAAAGCCGTGGTGAAAAATGTCTCAAAAATAGGGCGCTATTATAAGTATGGTGTTAAGTTTGAGGATGAAAGCTTAGAAGGTGTTAGCTCCTTGATTGAAGGCCTAAACTTTTGTGCTTTACAACAAAAGTTTATGTTATAG
- a CDS encoding AraC family transcriptional regulator, with protein MRKSVKHLHPSLSIDRAPSDVFMNFEAFLSNTETRIHSHPWGQVQLISGGILEMEAEGTRFLAPPHLAIWVPAGVMHTSYNRKPLSYCSLNIAQRLTKYFPSSTSLIKISPIALTIIDDFRNRNISIPQTEQDKRLIQVLLDQLATQDTQHHFLPSSDNKYLVKILAEVEENPLDNRSLAQWAETVHSTERTLARYCQSELGMSFTEWRLRVRYLYSMELLRKGHSVKEVALTLGYRQASPFIAMFKKYAGQTPEQYKNKLL; from the coding sequence GTGAGAAAGTCGGTTAAACACCTTCATCCATCCTTATCTATTGATAGAGCACCCTCTGACGTTTTTATGAATTTCGAAGCTTTTCTGTCGAATACGGAAACACGTATACATAGCCACCCGTGGGGACAAGTGCAGCTTATTAGTGGGGGCATTTTAGAAATGGAAGCTGAAGGCACTCGATTTTTGGCTCCACCTCACTTGGCGATTTGGGTTCCTGCGGGTGTGATGCATACCAGTTATAACCGAAAACCTTTGTCGTACTGCTCTTTAAACATTGCTCAGCGACTAACAAAATATTTTCCTAGTAGCACGAGTTTGATAAAAATTTCTCCAATCGCTTTGACCATCATTGATGATTTTCGCAACAGAAATATTAGTATACCTCAGACGGAACAGGATAAGAGGTTGATTCAGGTCTTACTTGATCAACTGGCCACTCAGGATACACAACATCATTTCTTACCCTCTTCAGATAACAAATATTTAGTAAAAATATTAGCGGAAGTGGAAGAAAACCCTCTGGATAATAGAAGCCTTGCACAATGGGCAGAAACAGTGCATTCCACAGAACGTACTTTAGCGAGATATTGTCAGTCTGAGTTAGGAATGAGTTTCACCGAGTGGAGGCTAAGAGTTCGCTACCTCTACTCGATGGAATTGTTAAGAAAGGGGCACTCGGTTAAAGAGGTGGCGTTAACCCTTGGATATCGTCAAGCCAGCCCATTTATCGCAATGTTTAAAAAGTACGCTGGACAGACGCCAGAACAATACAAAAATAAACTGTTATAA
- a CDS encoding M14 family metallopeptidase, with the protein MQTKEFYPIGVAGQKWQDAERQQWRDSTSIKRSYHEEVVSKILALKHRFQVEQYGALSYDPERYPLFCIKSNNWDTNKPVVLVTGGVHGYETSGVQGALLFIENKMESYCEYFNIIVAPCVSPWGYETINRWNPLATDPNRSFYSNSPAEESANLIKLVGSVDGTIMVHFDLHETTDTDETEFRPALAARDGIEYTPGEIPDGFYTVGDSENPQADFQAAIIKSVSQVTHIAPADKNGEIIGSPVIQTGVINYPMVKLGLCGGVTNCTYGTTTEVYPDSPKATPQQCNLAQVAAITGGLDFVLSKL; encoded by the coding sequence ATGCAAACAAAGGAATTTTACCCCATAGGAGTCGCAGGTCAAAAGTGGCAGGATGCTGAGCGTCAGCAGTGGCGTGACAGTACCTCAATAAAGCGTAGCTACCATGAAGAGGTTGTCAGCAAAATATTAGCACTCAAGCACAGATTCCAAGTCGAGCAATATGGAGCGCTATCTTATGACCCTGAACGCTACCCTTTATTCTGCATCAAAAGCAATAACTGGGATACCAACAAACCCGTTGTATTGGTAACTGGTGGTGTGCATGGGTATGAAACAAGCGGTGTTCAGGGGGCACTTCTGTTTATCGAGAACAAGATGGAAAGCTACTGTGAGTATTTTAATATTATTGTTGCTCCCTGCGTTAGCCCATGGGGCTATGAGACCATAAACCGCTGGAACCCTCTTGCTACTGATCCTAACCGCTCCTTTTATTCGAACAGCCCAGCAGAAGAGTCGGCAAACCTTATCAAACTGGTGGGCTCAGTTGACGGCACCATTATGGTTCATTTCGATTTACATGAAACTACCGACACCGATGAAACAGAATTTAGACCAGCGTTAGCGGCTCGAGATGGCATCGAGTATACACCTGGCGAGATTCCAGATGGATTTTACACTGTCGGTGACAGTGAGAACCCGCAGGCTGATTTTCAAGCAGCGATCATTAAGTCTGTAAGCCAAGTAACTCACATAGCACCCGCGGACAAAAACGGAGAAATTATCGGCTCACCCGTTATTCAAACAGGGGTGATTAACTATCCGATGGTTAAGCTAGGACTGTGTGGTGGAGTGACAAACTGTACCTATGGCACAACCACTGAAGTCTACCCTGATAGCCCTAAAGCGACCCCACAGCAGTGCAATCTCGCGCAAGTTGCCGCAATTACTGGTGGTCTGGATTTCGTGCTCTCGAAACTTTAG
- a CDS encoding DUF808 domain-containing protein has product MAGASLLTLLDDIATVLDDVALMSKVAAKKTAGVLGDDLALNAQQVSGVAAEREIPIVLSVAKGSFRNKLILVPAALITSSIAPWLIMPLLLIGGLFLCFEGAEKIAESLFHAKEVEEDEVPSGSIEEYEKRKIAGAVRTDFILSAEIIVIALGTVQSHAMVTQIMVVSFIAVLMTIGVYGLVAGIVKLDDLGFYLNRVSQGKGIRAWLGKSLITFAPKLMKFLAIVGTAAMFLVGGGIVVHNVPLIHHWVEPIIMKVSYLPLASVFLPSVLSGLIGVVAGAMLLLLWTGIDKLRSRD; this is encoded by the coding sequence ATGGCTGGTGCGAGTTTATTAACATTGTTGGATGACATTGCCACAGTACTAGATGATGTTGCTTTAATGTCAAAAGTGGCTGCAAAGAAAACGGCAGGAGTACTTGGTGACGATTTAGCGCTTAATGCGCAGCAGGTATCAGGCGTTGCAGCTGAGCGAGAGATTCCCATTGTGCTCAGTGTTGCAAAAGGCTCTTTTCGTAACAAGCTTATTTTGGTGCCAGCTGCGCTGATTACTAGCTCAATTGCACCTTGGCTGATCATGCCTTTACTCTTAATCGGTGGACTATTTCTTTGCTTTGAAGGAGCAGAGAAAATAGCAGAAAGCCTATTTCATGCAAAAGAGGTAGAAGAGGATGAAGTGCCATCAGGGTCAATTGAAGAATATGAGAAACGCAAGATAGCAGGTGCTGTAAGAACTGACTTCATATTGTCTGCCGAAATCATAGTGATCGCGTTAGGCACAGTACAGAGCCACGCTATGGTGACACAAATTATGGTGGTTAGCTTTATTGCTGTGCTAATGACGATTGGTGTTTATGGGTTAGTGGCAGGGATTGTTAAACTTGATGATCTTGGTTTTTATTTGAATCGAGTTTCTCAAGGGAAGGGAATAAGAGCTTGGCTGGGTAAAAGCCTTATTACTTTTGCTCCTAAACTAATGAAATTTTTAGCTATAGTCGGAACTGCCGCTATGTTTTTAGTCGGTGGCGGTATTGTGGTGCACAATGTTCCTCTTATTCACCATTGGGTTGAGCCGATCATTATGAAGGTTTCATACTTACCATTAGCTAGTGTTTTTCTTCCATCGGTTTTGAGTGGATTGATAGGTGTTGTCGCTGGAGCTATGTTGCTGCTGCTTTGGACTGGCATAGATAAGCTGCGTTCTAGAGATTAG
- a CDS encoding DsbA family oxidoreductase translates to MIKTIRIDLISDIVCPWCIIGYKNLEHALSKLSDSLKADIYWHPFELNPMMKSEGENLREHIAEKYGTSLEASIAARQTISELGQDLGFEFKFSDDMRIYNTRKAHQLLLWAQSESLQLDLEMALFQAYFTQRQDISNTTVLLNIAESLGLERNVCELVLQDESWAEAVSSTEYQWLEAGINAVPAMIIDKKHLISGAQPNEILVEALIEIARL, encoded by the coding sequence ATGATAAAAACTATTCGTATCGATCTAATATCTGATATCGTCTGCCCTTGGTGCATCATTGGCTACAAAAATCTTGAGCACGCCTTGTCAAAGCTTTCGGACAGTCTCAAAGCCGATATCTATTGGCACCCCTTTGAACTCAACCCTATGATGAAATCCGAAGGCGAAAACCTCAGAGAACACATCGCAGAAAAGTATGGTACTTCACTTGAAGCCAGCATAGCCGCGAGGCAGACTATCTCTGAACTGGGTCAGGATTTAGGTTTTGAATTCAAATTTTCTGACGATATGAGGATTTATAATACACGTAAAGCTCATCAGTTATTGCTTTGGGCCCAGTCAGAAAGTCTACAGTTAGATTTAGAAATGGCTTTATTTCAAGCGTATTTCACACAAAGACAAGACATCAGCAATACCACAGTGCTGCTTAATATTGCAGAGTCACTTGGCCTTGAGCGCAATGTTTGCGAACTTGTTCTGCAAGATGAAAGCTGGGCAGAGGCGGTTTCATCAACAGAATACCAGTGGCTTGAAGCAGGAATCAATGCCGTTCCCGCCATGATAATTGACAAAAAGCACCTGATTTCTGGTGCCCAGCCAAACGAGATACTAGTCGAAGCCCTGATAGAGATAGCGAGACTTTGA
- a CDS encoding methyl-accepting chemotaxis protein, translated as MKFSHKIVAASSLLFLATVSLLTLQQYYTVQKEVKSLVTSSVAEIVDGVRDTTEAEINSRKIIANYATSMLEANLTPSAMEMVITRPIVKETFLLAGLGFEKDGSNINNDPGWNPGPTWDPRARPWYIDAKKSGELIITAPYADSATGEILVSIATPVMDGSEFIGAIFYDVSLAGLAELVNKVQLFNAGYVFIVSGDGTTIAHPNTEMNGKPMKDFLGDVSIQEDPRQISIEGKDYTLDFSKVPGENWYIGVILDEEIAYQSLADLRNSAIIYTVIALVISMAILLVLMTALMRPLGALNNAIQDVASGEGDLTQRLDTATDQEFSQLAEGFNSFTGKLQQLLSQSKSIGEEILRGSEMTSAGLQESASAMQDQLHELEQLATAMHEMAVTSGNVANNAQSAASAAKDADDATQMGTRVVGDTSASISELSQRIDEAVEEVKSLESATDNIETILKVINDIADQTNLLALNAAIEAARAGESGRGFAVVADEVRTLAQRTQESTTEIRNMIEQLQSGATSVANAMNMSKETASNAVKRAEEANNALNTIRDAIQSISDMNIQIASAAEEQSLVAEEINTNTVKIKDLSEQVSEAAGNANIAMQAQTENIREQDAILNKFKL; from the coding sequence ATGAAATTCAGCCATAAAATTGTGGCCGCATCATCTCTTTTATTCTTGGCCACAGTGTCTTTGCTGACACTGCAGCAATACTACACAGTTCAAAAAGAAGTCAAGTCTCTCGTTACCTCAAGTGTTGCAGAAATCGTAGATGGTGTCCGAGACACAACTGAAGCAGAGATCAATAGCCGTAAGATCATCGCTAACTATGCCACCAGCATGCTAGAAGCTAATCTCACACCGAGCGCAATGGAGATGGTCATCACCAGACCAATAGTAAAAGAAACATTTTTGCTGGCTGGTTTGGGATTTGAGAAAGATGGCTCCAATATCAACAACGATCCTGGGTGGAACCCTGGCCCTACATGGGATCCTCGCGCCAGACCTTGGTATATCGATGCCAAGAAATCAGGCGAGCTTATCATAACGGCCCCTTATGCAGATTCGGCAACGGGTGAAATTTTGGTGTCTATCGCCACCCCTGTTATGGATGGAAGCGAATTTATAGGTGCAATCTTTTATGATGTTAGCTTGGCAGGTCTTGCCGAACTCGTAAACAAGGTGCAACTCTTCAATGCGGGTTACGTATTCATTGTGTCTGGAGATGGAACAACCATTGCTCACCCCAACACTGAAATGAACGGTAAACCAATGAAAGATTTTCTCGGAGATGTCTCTATTCAAGAAGATCCCCGACAAATCTCTATTGAAGGAAAAGACTATACACTCGACTTTTCTAAAGTACCTGGTGAAAACTGGTATATTGGTGTGATATTAGACGAAGAAATTGCGTATCAATCCCTCGCCGATCTGCGTAATAGTGCCATTATATACACTGTCATCGCTTTGGTGATAAGTATGGCTATTCTGCTGGTATTAATGACAGCGTTAATGCGTCCCCTAGGTGCTCTTAACAATGCAATCCAAGACGTTGCCTCCGGCGAAGGTGATTTAACCCAGCGCCTAGATACGGCAACAGATCAGGAGTTTTCCCAGTTAGCCGAGGGTTTTAACTCATTTACGGGTAAACTTCAGCAGCTACTATCCCAATCTAAGTCAATTGGTGAAGAGATTCTGCGTGGCTCAGAGATGACCTCTGCGGGCCTTCAGGAGTCAGCCAGTGCAATGCAAGATCAGCTACACGAACTTGAACAGCTGGCAACCGCTATGCATGAGATGGCGGTCACATCAGGCAATGTCGCTAACAATGCACAAAGCGCTGCATCAGCCGCCAAAGATGCCGACGATGCGACGCAAATGGGGACCCGAGTCGTCGGTGATACATCAGCTTCAATCAGTGAACTATCTCAGCGAATTGATGAAGCCGTTGAGGAAGTAAAATCGCTAGAATCTGCTACTGACAATATCGAGACCATATTGAAAGTAATCAATGATATCGCCGACCAAACCAACTTGCTTGCACTTAATGCTGCGATCGAAGCGGCAAGGGCTGGTGAGTCAGGCCGAGGGTTTGCTGTGGTTGCTGATGAAGTCCGAACTCTTGCGCAAAGGACTCAAGAATCAACAACAGAAATTCGTAACATGATTGAGCAATTGCAATCTGGTGCCACATCCGTTGCCAATGCGATGAATATGAGTAAAGAGACCGCAAGTAACGCCGTAAAACGTGCAGAAGAAGCAAACAACGCACTCAACACTATTCGAGATGCCATACAAAGTATCAGTGATATGAATATTCAGATTGCATCTGCTGCCGAAGAACAAAGTCTAGTCGCAGAAGAAATCAACACTAACACTGTGAAAATTAAAGATTTATCGGAACAAGTTTCAGAAGCAGCGGGCAATGCTAACATTGCCATGCAAGCTCAAACTGAAAATATCAGAGAACAAGACGCTATACTCAATAAATTCAAGCTTTAA
- a CDS encoding AraC family transcriptional regulator gives MHYAISHHNNEFPYLVIQPRKRSLKHVLLRVNQGLALLKLGKIEYAIEDGQTVWLPFDALVGLTFFPNTRAQRVEVSSRVTEPLPKQGGYVELTPLGSAIVDRLGEEQQSQQAEKKLLSVLLDELVNMKPELSQSTLTVNIQKWSSSKNDNTLSAEQHITLTLREATKRVQSGVKKSQVIQDLFEGNEQVYKQLEQTILGHK, from the coding sequence ATGCATTACGCTATCTCCCACCACAATAATGAGTTCCCTTACTTGGTTATACAACCGAGAAAAAGAAGCCTTAAACATGTATTACTGAGAGTCAATCAAGGCTTAGCTTTGCTAAAACTGGGGAAAATCGAATACGCCATTGAGGATGGGCAAACGGTTTGGTTGCCGTTTGATGCATTGGTTGGCCTTACTTTTTTCCCTAATACGCGCGCACAAAGGGTTGAAGTTTCTTCCAGAGTAACAGAACCACTACCTAAACAGGGTGGCTACGTAGAACTCACTCCGTTAGGTTCTGCAATCGTCGATAGACTCGGCGAAGAGCAACAATCCCAACAGGCGGAGAAAAAGCTTTTATCTGTGCTGCTCGATGAACTCGTCAATATGAAACCCGAGTTATCACAAAGCACTCTGACGGTGAATATTCAAAAGTGGTCATCATCAAAAAATGACAACACACTTTCGGCAGAGCAGCACATCACTTTAACCTTGCGAGAAGCGACTAAACGAGTTCAGTCGGGAGTAAAAAAATCACAAGTGATTCAGGATCTATTCGAAGGAAACGAGCAAGTATATAAGCAATTAGAACAAACCATTCTGGGACACAAGTAA
- a CDS encoding 1-acyl-sn-glycerol-3-phosphate acyltransferase, giving the protein MTVNKDPYHEIRPYNDDEIPAAINRLIADEEFISAILQHKFANHAAWFKALMSPLVKVYLKMKWSKLKSVDSIQLEVKKYLEQILNTTTNGVSYSGLDKLDKQTSYLFISNHRDIAMDPALVNYGLNKTEHKTVRIAIGDNLLKKPCATELMRLNKSFIVKRSAKGPREMMKALGTLSSYIKHSLDSGNSIWIAQKEGRAKDGNDFTDPAILKMFHVEGRKQKIEFSQYIQALRIVPVSISYENDPCDVSKALELHQLETQGSYEKSEFEDIESIVQGIIGEKGRVHVAFGDVIEGEFESPEALAEEIDRQIHGNYKLYPINELAAGNDDVAQNVKDKLSTKLSQLPEGAKAHLLASYANPLKNKSA; this is encoded by the coding sequence ATGACTGTTAATAAAGACCCTTATCACGAAATTCGTCCTTACAATGATGATGAAATTCCAGCAGCGATTAATCGCCTTATCGCCGATGAAGAATTCATTAGTGCAATTCTTCAGCACAAGTTTGCTAATCATGCTGCTTGGTTTAAGGCCTTAATGTCTCCATTAGTGAAAGTCTATCTCAAAATGAAGTGGTCTAAGCTTAAGTCGGTAGACAGTATTCAACTCGAAGTAAAAAAGTATCTTGAACAAATATTGAATACGACTACCAATGGCGTGTCTTACTCGGGTTTGGATAAACTAGACAAGCAGACGTCGTACCTTTTTATCTCAAATCATAGAGATATCGCAATGGATCCTGCTCTGGTCAACTATGGCCTCAATAAAACCGAACACAAAACGGTTAGAATTGCGATTGGTGACAATCTGCTTAAAAAGCCGTGTGCGACCGAGCTGATGAGACTCAATAAAAGTTTTATTGTTAAACGTTCTGCCAAAGGGCCTAGGGAAATGATGAAAGCACTAGGCACTCTATCAAGCTACATTAAGCATTCTTTAGACTCAGGAAACTCAATTTGGATTGCACAGAAAGAAGGCCGAGCAAAAGATGGAAATGACTTCACTGATCCAGCGATTTTAAAAATGTTTCACGTTGAAGGTCGCAAGCAAAAAATTGAATTCTCACAATATATACAGGCTCTTAGAATTGTCCCTGTGTCTATTTCCTATGAAAATGATCCTTGTGATGTGTCGAAAGCGCTAGAGTTACACCAACTTGAGACGCAGGGGAGCTATGAAAAAAGTGAGTTTGAGGATATAGAAAGTATTGTTCAGGGTATTATTGGTGAAAAAGGGCGAGTGCATGTCGCTTTTGGTGACGTGATAGAAGGAGAATTTGAATCACCAGAAGCTTTAGCTGAAGAAATTGATCGACAAATTCATGGTAACTACAAGTTATACCCAATCAATGAATTAGCAGCGGGTAACGATGATGTTGCTCAAAATGTTAAGGATAAACTCTCAACGAAACTGAGTCAGTTACCAGAGGGGGCAAAAGCGCATCTGCTAGCGAGCTACGCTAACCCACTCAAAAACAAAAGCGCTTAA
- a CDS encoding DUF406 family protein — protein sequence MNKTQEKAEVCEACGCAGEMGFIIKEGDDIAEVVIHAEHKKALETELEKYVALAFEVSKEVQYHVSPVTEDSTQLTAKFQFGVSAEKLIFELKTRSLAQ from the coding sequence ATGAACAAAACACAAGAAAAGGCTGAAGTCTGCGAAGCGTGCGGCTGTGCTGGAGAAATGGGTTTCATTATTAAAGAAGGCGATGATATCGCAGAAGTCGTTATTCACGCTGAGCACAAAAAGGCACTAGAAACTGAATTAGAAAAATATGTTGCGCTTGCTTTTGAAGTATCTAAGGAGGTCCAATACCATGTATCACCTGTCACCGAAGATTCCACTCAGCTCACGGCCAAATTCCAATTTGGTGTGAGTGCTGAAAAACTAATTTTTGAGCTCAAAACACGCTCTCTCGCCCAATAA
- a CDS encoding TetR family transcriptional regulator, translating to MPKRSKEDTEITIQKIMDAVVDQLLRLGYDKMSYTTLSQQTGVSRTGISHHFPKKTDFTEALDGRLFKLFIEHLNLDGSLTDFSDSWGNALERSEFLAILRLLFHHIVTSKNAHSFAKSGIERIYQTAESQFGETSAKEVEWLIGKSLIRMSQ from the coding sequence ATGCCAAAACGTAGTAAAGAAGATACTGAAATCACGATTCAGAAAATAATGGATGCTGTCGTGGACCAACTGTTGCGTTTGGGGTATGACAAAATGTCATACACCACCCTAAGCCAGCAAACGGGCGTGTCGAGGACAGGAATAAGTCATCATTTCCCTAAGAAAACTGACTTCACAGAAGCGCTAGATGGACGACTCTTTAAGTTATTCATTGAGCACTTAAACTTAGATGGAAGCCTAACAGACTTTTCAGACAGCTGGGGCAACGCGTTGGAGCGTTCGGAGTTTTTGGCAATATTACGTTTGCTATTTCACCACATTGTCACGTCAAAAAATGCTCATAGCTTTGCAAAAAGTGGTATCGAGCGCATATACCAGACCGCGGAATCTCAGTTTGGTGAAACGAGTGCCAAAGAGGTGGAGTGGTTGATTGGCAAGTCTTTAATTCGGATGTCGCAATAG
- a CDS encoding methyl-accepting chemotaxis protein has translation MRVNEPVTQKEVTYPPEYNLLSITKTSSHITYASKEFCDVAGYTLDELLDQPHNIVRHPDMPPEAFNDMWNFLKAGKSWMGIVKNRCKNGDHYWVDAFASPIKVNGQIAEYQSVRLCPSRQHVANAEKIYAQLKAGKTPTKLKLPRTRLWQRLAGALLGSGIIATTVASFSAIGAVWLFFILATFSGYMLTRRLEALSAQAREVFNNPLMELVYNGHIDDVSEIALALKMRQSELNAVVGRIQDSNHQIAGAAQSSAQNCETTADNLSGQTSETEQVAAAINQMHSTAHEIAQNAQNASDATEKASEAVVEGKDSVGQTVSSMNELSRQLGVASEVVQQLSEHGRTIGEVLIVIQGVAEQTNLLALNAAIEAARAGEQGRGFAVVADEVRKLAQRSHESTEEIQNIINLIQTSTDKAVQAMDEGNKLSDVCVDCASTSGEKLDALFAQVTDISDRNNQIATAIEEMARVTEDMNSSVQSISEVCSATNILASDTKEECESLVDNLNSQGQLVNQFRKL, from the coding sequence ATGCGTGTTAACGAACCCGTGACGCAGAAAGAAGTCACTTATCCACCCGAATACAATTTACTTTCGATCACTAAAACCAGTAGTCATATTACCTATGCCAGTAAAGAGTTTTGTGACGTTGCTGGGTATACGTTAGACGAACTCTTGGATCAGCCACACAATATCGTTCGCCACCCTGATATGCCACCTGAAGCATTCAACGATATGTGGAACTTTCTCAAGGCTGGAAAGTCTTGGATGGGCATAGTCAAAAATCGCTGTAAGAATGGGGATCATTATTGGGTCGATGCTTTTGCATCCCCTATAAAAGTCAACGGCCAAATCGCTGAGTACCAATCCGTTCGTTTATGTCCAAGTCGCCAACATGTTGCCAATGCTGAAAAAATCTATGCTCAACTAAAAGCAGGCAAAACGCCCACCAAATTAAAACTACCTAGAACTCGGTTATGGCAACGTCTAGCAGGCGCGTTACTTGGTTCCGGCATCATTGCGACAACAGTCGCGAGCTTTTCAGCTATCGGAGCTGTGTGGTTGTTTTTCATACTAGCGACTTTTTCAGGCTATATGCTAACTCGCCGTTTGGAAGCACTTTCCGCGCAAGCTAGAGAAGTATTTAACAACCCACTAATGGAATTGGTATACAACGGTCATATTGATGATGTCTCAGAAATCGCGTTAGCGCTGAAGATGAGACAATCCGAGCTCAATGCCGTTGTGGGGCGTATTCAGGATTCCAATCACCAAATCGCTGGTGCTGCTCAGTCATCTGCTCAAAACTGTGAAACAACCGCAGACAACCTGTCGGGGCAAACCTCTGAAACAGAGCAAGTGGCCGCTGCAATAAATCAAATGCATTCGACCGCTCATGAGATTGCTCAAAATGCTCAAAACGCTTCAGATGCCACGGAAAAAGCCAGCGAAGCGGTCGTCGAAGGCAAAGACTCTGTCGGACAAACTGTTTCTTCTATGAATGAGCTTTCCCGTCAGCTGGGAGTGGCCTCAGAAGTGGTTCAGCAACTTTCAGAGCATGGACGCACGATCGGCGAGGTACTTATCGTCATTCAAGGTGTCGCTGAACAAACCAATCTACTTGCTCTCAATGCAGCGATAGAGGCTGCGCGGGCAGGCGAGCAAGGGCGAGGTTTTGCAGTCGTTGCAGACGAGGTACGTAAACTCGCACAGCGAAGCCATGAATCGACTGAAGAAATACAAAATATCATTAATTTAATACAAACCAGTACAGATAAAGCCGTACAGGCAATGGATGAGGGCAACAAGCTTTCAGATGTCTGTGTCGATTGCGCAAGCACATCAGGTGAAAAGCTAGACGCTTTATTCGCTCAGGTAACAGACATATCAGACCGAAACAATCAAATAGCAACCGCAATTGAAGAAATGGCTCGTGTTACTGAGGATATGAACTCTAGCGTTCAATCCATAAGCGAGGTATGTTCTGCGACCAATATCTTGGCCAGTGACACTAAGGAAGAGTGTGAGTCGTTAGTTGACAACTTAAACTCTCAAGGTCAGCTTGTTAACCAGTTTAGAAAGCTGTAA